In Phyllostomus discolor isolate MPI-MPIP mPhyDis1 chromosome 3, mPhyDis1.pri.v3, whole genome shotgun sequence, a single genomic region encodes these proteins:
- the C3H16orf54 gene encoding transmembrane protein C16orf54 homolog, whose protein sequence is MPWTPEQPSGHMEGPPASELASWPPLPCGPCIPIMLALAALAALFLLTTAVLAERLFRRSLQPDSSTHAPTLVWRPGGELWIEPTGTPRERSEDWYGSGVPLLMDQAPDSPILGGNLEALATAPPAPSTPHSPPSSLVPQIPYKVPARSTFWGPQAWEGRPRAPGLVSWAEPEQRLESSANVGSPQAQRQRPGSPDPEWGLQPRVTLEQISAFWRREGRTSVGF, encoded by the coding sequence ATGCCCTGGACTCCAGAGCAGCCCTCCGGGCACATGGAGGGGCCCCCTGCATCGGAGCTGGCCTCATGGCCCCCACTGCCCTGCGGGCCTTGCATCCCCATCATGCTGGCCCTGGCCGCCCTGGccgccctcttcctcctcaccacGGCAGTGCTGGCTGAGCGTCTGTTCCGCCGTTCTCTGCAGCCGGACTCCAGCACCCACGCACCCACCCTGGTCTGGCGCCCTGGGGGAGAGCTGTGGATTGAGCCCACCGGCACCCCCCGAGAGCGCTCTGAGGACTGGTATGGCTCTGGGGTCCCCCTGCTGATGGACCAAGCCCCAGATTCTCCTATCCTCGGGGGCAACTTGGAAGCCCTAGCaactgccccacctgccccctcaACTCCACACTCCCCTCCTAGCTCCTTAGTCCCCCAGATCCCATATAAAGTCCCAGCCCGCAGCACCTTCtgggggccccaggcctgggaaggAAGACCCCGCGCCCCAGGCCTGGTGAGCTGGGCTGAGCCTGAACAGAGGCTAGAGTCCAGCGCAAATGTGGGGAGCCCCCAGGCCCAAAGGCAGCGGCCAGGTAGCCCTGATCCAGAGTGGGGCCTCCAGCCTCGGGTCACCCTGGAACAGATCTCTGCTTTCTGGAGGCGTGAAGGCCGAACTAGTGTGGGTTTCTGA